CCTCAAGTCCTGCCGCCGCGCCCTGTCCCAGGTAGAGATCGGCGCGCACCTCGCCCTTGATCGCCCCGCCGGTGTCGAGCCCCGTCACCATCCGCCGGTAGGCCGGAAACGCACCTGCGAGAATCGGCGCCTCCGCGTCGATCCAGAAGACTTCACCCAGCGTGTGCAACGACAGATCCACCGCCACAGCGCGGCCGGTGGGCAAGGGCACGCCCGCGGCGCCCGCCGGCTGACGGCCGTCGTCCGGCGCAAGGCTGAAGAAGGCGTAGCGTGGATTGAGCCGCATGATCGCGTCAGCGTCGGGCCCGCGATGGGCCGCGAGCCACGCCCGGATCGCCTCGCCGGAGGTGTTGTCGCGGTCCAGCAGGCCGCGATCACGCATGGCGTTGGCGACCCCCACAAAGGGACGGCCGTTGTTGGCGGCGTAAAGCGCCTTCATCCGGTGACCGTCCGCGAAGGTCAGCACCCCTGAGCCTTGGATCTGCAGGAAGAACAACTCCTCAGGGCGCATCCAGGCGACCGGCGGCTCCACCAGTGGCGAGGCCTCGATGGCGGCGCGCTCGGGATAGGGCGAGAGCGTCCCGCCCCGGCCAATCCGGCTGACCACCCCGTCGGCGACCTTCAGGTCCAGGGGCTTGGGGCGTACGGCGGCTGAGAACTCGGCGTTCGGCGTAAGCCGCGCCTCATATTCTGGCGCGAAATAGGCGGTCAGCACCCCTTCACCAGCTAGGCGACGCGCGCGAAGACGGCTTTCCAGGAAGGCCTTGGCGTCGCGGTCTTCCAACGGGCTGAGCGCTCGCGCCTCGCGGCAGACCGGCGCCATTCCAGGCTCTCGGGACACGCTGCAAGTTTCGGCGAAGGCGCGCAGAGCCTCAGCATGATCTTCTTCGGCCCAGCCCTTCAGGGCCTCGAGCGGCAGTACCCGGCCAAGGTCAGGCTCCGCCGGCGGGGGAATTGGCGCAGGCGCGGGCGAAGGCGTCGGGCTTGGCGCGGGAACAGGAACTGGCGCTGGCCGCGGCGCTTCGCGCGGGCTCGCGCAGGCGGCGAGCAGGAGCAGGACGGCGAGCGCCCAATAGATCGGACGCCTGACCAAGGGGATTTTAGGCCTCTGCGGCGGCGACGTGGACCAGGGTCCAGTTGGGATCGCGGACCTTCAGCGGACGCTCGAAGGTCCAGAGCTCGGCTGTGCGGCGATCGTCGACCGCCTCGCCCTCAGGCCCTTTTGAGCGGCTGCGGAACTCGGCAAGGAAGCGCACGGTCAGACGGGCGACGTCGCCGGAGGCGACTTCCGCCTTCTCCAGGTCGGCCCGCGGCGGATGCAGGAATTCAACGCGTTCAGTACGCTCTTCGCGTTCGCGCTCTGTGATGGCGGCCTCGAAGCCGTCCATCATCTGTGGCGACAACAGGTTGCGAAGCTGGGCGCGGTCGCCCTCGGCGAAGGCGCGCACGATCATCTCGTAGGCCTGCTTGGCGCCATAGAGGAAATGGCCCGCGTCGAAGCCTGGATCGCGGGCCTTCACGGCGGCCACGCCGGTCAGGGTCGCCGCGGCGACGGCCGCGCCTTCATCCTGCGGGCGTTCGGGCGCGCGGCTAGCGCTGGGCGCAGACTCTTGATCGGCGGCGGCCTGGTCTTCCGGCTGGCGACCGACCCGACGACCGAGCACGGCGTAGAGCTGGTAGAGCACGACGCCGGCGAGGCCCGCGAAAATGATCAGCTCCAAGGCTTGCAAGTCATGTCCTTCACAACTCGGCCCGCTCTGTTCAGATATCGGGCCTTCGAACCTACCTATATAGGGCGCCAGGGCCGTCGCGTCAGGGGCCTCTGCGTCAGAGCCTCAACGCTCCAGGACCGCCGGGCGCCGGGGCGGCGTTGCATCGACCTGGGGCTCATGTTAGCCGAACCGGCCTGTCGGGCGCGAAATTCGCCTCCGCCCCGCGCCCCATCTACGGCCGAACACGGACCTCCACGCCATGACCGACATCGACCCCGCGATCGAAGCCACCCTGGATGCTGCGCCCAGCATCCGCATCCTGGCGCAGTTTGTCCGCGACTTCTCTTTCGAGAACCCCCGCGCTCCGGACTCACTGCGCGCCGGCGCAGGCCAGCCGCAGATCGACATCGGCGTCGAGATGAACGCCAAAGGCCGTGAAGATGGCCTGTTCGAAGTCGACCTGAAGCTGTCGGCCAAAGCCAACCGGCCGGAGGGCGCCGTCTTCGTTGTCGAGTTGCTGTACGGGGGCGTCTTCGAAATCTCCGGTATCCCGGAAGCCGATATGGAAATGGTCTTACTGGTCGAGTGCCCGCGCTTTCTCTTCCCCTTCGCCCGCCGGATGATCGCTGACGTCACCTCGGACGGCGGCTTCCCGCCCTTCATGCTGGACCCGATCGACTTCGCCGGGGTCTACGCCTCGCGCAAGGCAGAGGCCGGCATCGAAACCGGCAGCACGATCATGGGCAACGCCTAAAGCGGGACCCGGCGGGCTCGCCTGCGAGGCGGGTCAGTCTGGAACCAGAACGATGCGGCCCTTGACGCCGCCCGCGCCTAGCAGGGCGTGGGCTTCGCGCGCCGCGCCGATCGGCATGGTTTGGACATCAGGGGCCCTCAGGCCCTTCTCAGCGGCAAGGACGCCCAGGTCGGCCACGATTTCCTGCAGGCGTGGGCCGTCGAGCTCTTCGGACGCATAGCCGGTGACGATGAGCGGCTTGAGCAACTCCCAGGCGTTGAACGCCACTTCGCCGCCGCCCATGGCGCCCACCAGGGACAGGACGCCATGTCGGCGAAGCGCCGCGACACAGGGGCCGAACTGCACGCCGCCCACCGAGTCCAGCACCCCGTCGACGCTGCCCGTGGGGATTTGTGGCGCCGCGCCGCGGGGCGCTACCAAAACCTCGTCCGCGCCCAGGCTCTCAACATAGTCGCGGTGCTCGTCGCGGGTGACGAGGGCCAGCACGCTTGCGCCCTTGGCCTTGGCGATTGCGACGGCGGAGGAGCCGACGCCGCCA
This is a stretch of genomic DNA from Phenylobacterium immobile (ATCC 35973). It encodes these proteins:
- a CDS encoding MltA domain-containing protein → MVRRPIYWALAVLLLLAACASPREAPRPAPVPVPAPSPTPSPAPAPIPPPAEPDLGRVLPLEALKGWAEEDHAEALRAFAETCSVSREPGMAPVCREARALSPLEDRDAKAFLESRLRARRLAGEGVLTAYFAPEYEARLTPNAEFSAAVRPKPLDLKVADGVVSRIGRGGTLSPYPERAAIEASPLVEPPVAWMRPEELFFLQIQGSGVLTFADGHRMKALYAANNGRPFVGVANAMRDRGLLDRDNTSGEAIRAWLAAHRGPDADAIMRLNPRYAFFSLAPDDGRQPAGAAGVPLPTGRAVAVDLSLHTLGEVFWIDAEAPILAGAFPAYRRMVTGLDTGGAIKGEVRADLYLGQGAAAGLEAGRVRHTLRMYRLVPAATATWP
- a CDS encoding quinone oxidoreductase family protein — translated: MANAIQMQAYGGPEVLAYSAVELAPLGPQEVRIQTLAAALNHTDLDIRAGYRPILNPAPFPYTPGVEVVGVLSEVGSAVTGWAVGDLVVTMMQGLGGVAARRPGGYADFVTVDAICLAAVPPVFSAVEMAAIGLGAATAYEGLARIGDLAGKRVLVNGAAGGVGSSAVAIAKAKGASVLALVTRDEHRDYVESLGADEVLVAPRGAAPQIPTGSVDGVLDSVGGVQFGPCVAALRRHGVLSLVGAMGGGEVAFNAWELLKPLIVTGYASEELDGPRLQEIVADLGVLAAEKGLRAPDVQTMPIGAAREAHALLGAGGVKGRIVLVPD
- the secB gene encoding protein-export chaperone SecB; translated protein: MTDIDPAIEATLDAAPSIRILAQFVRDFSFENPRAPDSLRAGAGQPQIDIGVEMNAKGREDGLFEVDLKLSAKANRPEGAVFVVELLYGGVFEISGIPEADMEMVLLVECPRFLFPFARRMIADVTSDGGFPPFMLDPIDFAGVYASRKAEAGIETGSTIMGNA
- the timA gene encoding TIM44-related membrane protein TimA, whose amino-acid sequence is MQALELIIFAGLAGVVLYQLYAVLGRRVGRQPEDQAAADQESAPSASRAPERPQDEGAAVAAATLTGVAAVKARDPGFDAGHFLYGAKQAYEMIVRAFAEGDRAQLRNLLSPQMMDGFEAAITEREREERTERVEFLHPPRADLEKAEVASGDVARLTVRFLAEFRSRSKGPEGEAVDDRRTAELWTFERPLKVRDPNWTLVHVAAAEA